One genomic segment of Nitrospirota bacterium includes these proteins:
- the rpiB gene encoding ribose 5-phosphate isomerase B, whose product MKIGIACDHAGFNLKEIIISFLKDSGIEFDDYGTFECESVDYPDYGLRVAEAVSKCEVERGILICGTGIGMSIVANKVSGVRAALCNDLFTAKMSRLHNDANVLTIGGRIVGADLAREIVNVWLNTPFEGGRHSRRVEKIMEIERKLRSKR is encoded by the coding sequence ATGAAGATCGGGATAGCCTGCGATCACGCTGGATTTAATCTAAAAGAAATCATTATATCCTTTCTAAAAGATAGCGGTATAGAATTTGATGATTATGGAACCTTTGAATGTGAATCAGTTGATTATCCTGACTACGGGCTTCGAGTCGCCGAGGCAGTAAGCAAATGTGAGGTAGAAAGAGGCATCCTTATCTGTGGAACGGGTATTGGTATGTCTATAGTGGCAAATAAGGTTTCAGGTGTGAGGGCAGCTTTGTGTAATGACCTCTTTACAGCAAAGATGAGCAGACTGCATAATGATGCCAATGTCCTGACCATTGGTGGCAGGATTGTTGGAGCAGATTTAGCCAGAGAGATAGTGAATGTATGGCTGAATACACCATTCGAGGGTGGTAGACATTCAAGGCGAGTGGAAAAGATAATGGAGATAGAAAGAAAGT
- a CDS encoding tetraacyldisaccharide 4'-kinase: VKEIIYPDHHLYKEKDLVQIEQLSINNGAEAVVTTEKDAVKLFSYRRKTNHSPGAPQLRDTPKSRRIFGDPPLYTLRINFSTLDNNEIKNFLDKKRRI, encoded by the coding sequence TTGTCAAGGAAATCATTTACCCTGATCACCATCTTTATAAAGAAAAGGATTTAGTACAGATTGAACAACTTTCTATCAATAATGGTGCAGAGGCTGTCGTTACTACAGAGAAAGATGCTGTAAAACTTTTCTCTTATAGAAGAAAGACCAACCACAGTCCCGGGGCACCCCAACTAAGGGACACCCCAAAAAGTCGTAGAATTTTTGGGGACCCTCCTCTTTATACCCTAAGAATAAATTTTTCAACTTTGGATAATAATGAGATTAAAAATTTCCTTGACAAAAAAAGGAGGATTTAA